tggatGGGCACAGGGATGTTTTCTGTGTGAAGTTGGTCAACTTTCCTGGGGAGAAATCACTGACCTCTGTGAGACTGGAAccctggacgctggcttcctggtCAGGGACTTTACCACTGGGCCCCTGTCCACCTGCGTCCTTGTTCTGTGGTCATGTGGCTGTGTGGtcatgtggctgtgtggtgtggtcatgtggCTGTGTGGtcatgtggctgtgtggtgtggtcatgtggctatgtggttgtgtggtgtggtcatgtggctgtgtggtgtggtcatgtggctgtgtggtgtgatcaTGTGGCTGTGGtcatgtggctgtgtggtgtggtcatgtggctgtgtggtgtggtcatgtggCTGTGTGGtcatgtggctgtgtggtgtggtcatgtggCTGTGGtcatgtggctgtgtggtgtggtcatgtggCTGTGTGGtcatgtggctgtgtggtgtggtcatgtggCTGTGTGGtcatgtggctgtgtggtgtggtcatgtggccatgtggcagcagcagcagaagaagaaccgGTGTTTGTTCATATTTTTGGCAGTTGAGGTTGTTTGGTCTGCGTTCCATAGCTGCTGGACAGTGAACAACAAGTGTTCTCTGCAACAAATGGACAAGGAACTGGGCCAAACGTAGAATGTGTTCATATTGCACGATAGAAGCACTGAGTttttagtttccattttaaaaatGATTTGTTTCAGTTCTTTGGTGGGCAGGATTGATGTGTTTCATTCACATTTATTGGTAGTTGTTCAGTTTTTACCCTTGCAATTTGCTTGATCAAATTTTTTAAAGAGGAATGTTTTAAAGTCTTTCTGTTGACTCTTACTTTTTACATCATGATAGCTTTGTTGATTGTGACGAGAAATAAAACAGAGGGATAGTTTAAATTTCTGATGACTGACTTACATGGTTACATAATAGTTATTTTGATTGTGGCTTTTAATTCAGCATTTCTTTTGACATTGTCACAAGTCATTCAACATTTCTTTTGACATTGTCACAAGTCAAGCTTGTTtagcatgtgtttgtgtcagtgttgtttgttttgtttgtttgtttttcctcacaCAAGCATTTTTTCCCTGAACCATTGTTTTAAATGAGGTGTAAGTTATGTGGAGGGTAAGGAAGTGGGCAGTGGCTGGATCAGAAGGTatttctgtctcccctgtctgaaAAGGACAAGTGAACACACGGACTGTCCCatttggggaaggggtgggcagCGGCTGGATCAGAAGGTATTTCTTTCTCCCCTGTCTGAAAAGGACAAGTGAACACACGGACTGTCCCatttggggaaggggtgggcagCGGCTGGATCAGAAGGTATTTCTTTCTCCCCTGTCTGAAAAGGACAAGTTAACACACGGACTGTCCCatttggggaaggggtgggcagTGGCTGGATCAGAAGGTATTTCTTTCTCCCCTGTCTGAAAAGGACAAGTGAACACACGGACTGTCCCatttggggaaggggtgggcagCGGCTGGATCAGAAGGTATTTCTTTCTCCCCTGTCTGAAAAGGACAAGTTAACACAGGGACTGTCCCatttggggaaggggtgggcagCGGCTGGATCAGAAGGTATTTCTTTCTCCCCTGTCTGAAAAGGACAAGTGAACACACGGACTGTCCCatttggggaaggggtgggcagCGGCTGGATCAGAAGGTatttctgtctcccctgtctgaaAAGGACAAGTGAACACACGGACTGTCCCatttggggaaggggtgggcagTGGCTGGATCAGAAGGTATTTCTTTCTCCCCTGTCTGAAAAGGACAAGTGAACACAGGGACTGTCCCatttggggaaggggtggggcagctgggtgagggagacagctgtacacattgtgtgatggtctgtgtcactggtgtgtgtctgtcagtgtgtgtgtgtgtacgtctgtgagtATATGtccgtgagtgcatgtgtgttaatgtctggagtatgtctgtgtgtgtgtgtgtgtgtgtgtgtgtaatatgtgggtgtgtggagttgtgtggaCTGCATCACTAAAAGTACAGCATGGAATACAAGGCTTTGACTGGTGCTGGAAACATACCTACCTGCACTTTGACTGGTGCAGGAAACATACCTACCTGCACTTTGACTGGTGCTGGAAACACACCAACCTGCACTTTGACTGGTGCAGGAAACATACCTACCTGCACTTTGGTGCAGGAAACATACCTACCTGCACTTTGACTGGTGCAGGAAACATACCTACCTGCACTTTGACTGGTGCAGGAAACATACCCACCTGCACTTTGACCATGGACTGTCCTTTACTGCTGGCCCAACCATCAACAGTGAAGGTTtcagttaaaggttaaaggttaattTCCTTCAGCTTTTTATGGAatttggggcagtgaattccacggtgtccagggctgggcataggaagacagtgaattcatatccactgtgtccagggctgggcataggaaggcagtgaattcatatccactgtgtccagggctgtgcataggaaggcagtgaattcacacccactgtgtccagggctgtgcataggaaggcagtgaattcatatccactatgtccagggctcagcataggaaggcagtgaattcacacccagtgtccagggctgggcataggaaggcaatgaattcatacccacagtgtccagggctgggcataggaaggcggggcccaatcctctccttccaccatttcaACATTCCCCGATAGAtaaaagtcaggtacccattcacacctgggtggagtgaggaaaatcagagtacagTGCCTTCCTGAAGAACACAGCACCACgcagaaacagggcctcgaaccctggtcactggtgaacactgggtcacaagtcctcCTGACCAACCCCACCAGCCATCACAATAACACGGTGTCGCGTTTCAAGATAAGAAGAGAATGAAGATGACAACTGCTACGATTTTTCATCTTTTATCAAACAGCGAATTACAAAATTATTCATTATGATAATGttaaacataatcatcatcattgctgttacCATCATCAGTGCTTAGCGTTATCATCATCAACTTAACATTGAATTCTTTAGCCAACAATGCAGTGTTCTGCATCAGTGAAGGTTTTTCAGAGCTTgatcaaatgaaataaattatTGTGAATTTAatgggtttgtttgtgtctgtgtttacagaatataaaatttgaaaaaataatgatacttaaaaaaaaaaagaagaagatatgtatatatatacatgtgtgtgtgtgtgtgtgtgttatctactctgcgtcagcaacatcaacaccattGACAGTAAAGATCAATACACAATGTTAACTACTGAAATAAGAATTGTATCTAGAGTAATGAAGTGCTATCACAACATACTTCAGGTGGCTGATCAAATAATTCTATCCACAGTAATGAAGTGCTATCACAACATACTTCAGGTGGCTGATCAAATAATTCTATCCACAGTAATGAAGTGCTATCACAACATACTTCAGGTGGCTGATCAAATAATTCTATCCACAGTAATGAAGTGCTATCACAACATACTTCAGGTGACTGACCACATCATCAATGGGCAAATGCCAAACCATGGATCAGCATACTGGGTCACACGATCTGCTGACATGAGCTGATCAAATCACACGATCTGCTGACATGAGCTGATCAAGACTCAAGACATGAGCTGATCAAGAAAGGGAAGCTGCACTGACATGGCCAGGTAACCTGATCCAGTGCCccgaggacagggagggaggagacgaAGGGCAAGtcgggggaaaaagagagaagaaaaaaggatggacTGAAGACTGAACAGACCCAGCCTTTGACATATAGCCCACAgacgtagcagcagcagtagtagtagttgttataGTCATATAGACGTCATCGTGGGACTATCGATATTTCATTAGAAAAACGCGCACCATATTTTATTCCTTTTACACAGTCTGTTTactttcttttgttcattttctcttctccttttcttcctttctttagcaTTCACACAATCAAGCATGTATTGTATCTTTCCGTTTTGTGATTTCTTAATGGGTAACCGTACACTAGCATGTAtttaacaagaggcaaggccttcaagactcgcttgagATGTGCACTTAATCGAACAAAGGaatcaggggggtggggtggggtgggggtgggaggaacgaAGAAAGAAGCAGCCATCCCGTCAAGAAGCCTTGTTAAACGTCAGAAATCTCTGACGATTACATTATGACGTGTCCCCCGCTCCCCGGCCTAACTCTAAATTACGTCACATTGTTTACGATCTGCAATTTTCCGAAAAAATACTACTTGGGCGATTGTAGATTGTGAAAGTTCTCCACACAGTGTGTAAAACCACAAAAGCATTTCAATGTACCGAGTaatattttcaaaatgtaatgttttagatgagaaagatcagtataAAAACAATCAATGTCCATGCTTCGAAACATGATTAATCTCCCCTTCACTTAGCTATGCCAGAGAGATTTATCATCAAAGTAACTTCCAGACTGAACGGTAGAAGTTCCAAtttgaacaaaaaacgataaaaGAGACTGCTGTTAGTAGTGTTTCAGTATATCAAATCAAAATGGCAGGTtttgtaaatgaaaatgaaacagtaAAAGTAAATTTATTGTGCCCAAAAAATtagcttctttttatttattttttttatgcccatcctcAAAATTCACTCAACACTGAAGCCAAGGAGCTCCCCATTTGCCTGGATATTACTATCCACCTGTGATGGGTTTAGAAGACAGAAAAGTGATGGTTGCCACGTACGTCAGCACGTGCCTGACATACACGGACCTCCAGACTCCTGCTGGCACAGTAGGATGCCGGCTCACCACGTGTGCTACAGCCATCTCTACGAAGGGCAACAAGCAGACCAAGCCAGTGAACGTTTATTACCCTGCTGGAAGACGTGGCATGGATACAACATCTAGACAATCACACTAGCAGTTGGGTGGTAGCTGGAGATTTCAGCATCAGCCACAGACTGTGGGACCACGACCAGACCCAAAACACTGGGAATCACCTGGCAAACGCAGTTACGGACCCCAATCAAACACTGCTAAATGATGGATCAATAACCTGCATTGGACAAACAGGAACAAGAAGCAGTGCCATAGATCTTACTATGGCGTCGCCAGACCTTGGCCTGAATGTGACGTGGTACACAGGTCACGATCATCTACAGGCTGACCACCTTCCAATACAGATTGTGCTTGGTGGTACAGAGCCTGTCCTTGCAGACTATGATGAAACACCAAAATTCAAGCACCACAGAGCCAATTGGAGCCTGTTCGCCTCCTGTCAAAGAACAGAGTGCGAGACGAGCGACCCACGAGACCCTGACATCAACGTTTACTATGAAAACATCAGAAGTATAATTCTCGGAGCTGCAGAGACCGCCATTCCCCAAAAGCTCCCACTCAAAAAGGGAAACACAGCCGCACTGCTATGTGGTGGAATGACGAGTGTGACAAAGCCACCACTGCCAAACGACATGCCCTGCGGTCATTCCAACGGAATATGGCTGAAGAGAACAAAGAGGCCCCGAACCAAGCCACCACATTCTGTGATTCTACCACGGAAAAAGCGCAGAAAGAACATTGGGAACGCTTCTGCCAAGAAGAGATCCACGAACCGTAAGACATTTAAAAAATCTGGAGGAAAGTCAGTGCACTACGCAAACGAGGAAGGCGGCCTGAGCGCTCACTCCTTGTGAACGGCCGCCTTACACGTAACACACGGGAGAGGGCAGAAGCACTCGCCGACACCTTCTCTAGAGCGAGTCAGTCACATCATCTACCCGAGAAGATGATCAAACAGACAGGAAGTAGAATCAAACCTTACCCTGCCTGTGATGAACGACAACACCACTCCATTCAACAGCGATCTCACTATAGAAGAATTAAGGATGGCAATCAGTTCCCTGGGGACGACCAGCAAAGCCACTGGTATGGACCCCATATCTTACCATATGATTATTCACTTCAATGAACCGATGGTACAGATACTTCACACATTAAAATTTTTACCAAATGTGCTGGGAAAAAGGATCTGTTCCTGAAGCCTGGAAGAAAGCCCTCGTGGTGGCCATCCCAAAAGATGGAAAACCTCCGCAACTCCCGACGAGCTACAGACCCATAGCGCTTACCCCACACCTCGGAAAACTATAATATGAAAGGCTGGTCAAAAACAGACTTGAACACTTCCTAGAAAAGGAAGGCATACTCCCTGTATGTCAAGCAGGATTCCGACGGGGCAGGAACTGCATGGAACGTGTCAGGCTCATTGAACATATCAAATTAGGCATGGCCAAATACCCCAAAACCACCCCGAAGAGACCACCACCCCAAAGAAGAGCCAAGAGCCAGTGAGGACACCCCTCGAACTGCCAGTCAGGACTGCCCCACGACAGCCACCAGGACAGGGcggcccccctcactcccccgccccccctcctcttgTGGATCATCGCCGCTGGGACAAAACAGACATtgcgaggaccagcctcggaccgacaatCAGGACTtcaccacccgaacacagccaggacacagcacggaccgcGGACATCACCGGCGGCCAGCACACAACAAGGACCCTCCTCgagcaagaccacaggaccaacgccttgtccacgccacacccccttggaaaagaccacagctacgaacaacttgaccttaagggcgtgaagccgataggtcgttaaactccacactaataataaataataatacgtCGTCACTGGAAACAGTATGACTGAGTGGAAAGAAGACAGTTTTCCTAGTTTATGTGGCCAATTTGGTGTTAaacgacaaagtatttccagagaaaatgacaatgttaaagttcaccacaaacacacacacacagacgaccgaaACCGTGTTATAACATAGTcggacacactttgtttacacaaatgagttaAAGAAATGAGCTCGTGCTGTGTGAAGCACATGGTCATGGATCTCTCTCAGTGAAACGTGAGCGCATGGTCAcattttgtgttgttctgtgaatAAAATGCATACGCTTTTATTGTCGCCTTTTTTCCGAGCAAACGTGTTTCAACAGTCTCTTGTCAGTCGTTCTCTGCATGTTCACTTTCATTCAGTTCAAAAGACTCTACTGTCTGCTTCAACCGAAAGAGAAAATCCCCTTTCGGCCCACTCAAAATGCccgccagcaaatatcaaagaggaaCAGGATTGAGTGACAGGCACAGCATGTCCTGGTCACCAtgacacatcaattattatgtaaaaagacagcaacaacattcGGGTAAGGCAATATTGCATTTTATGATAGAGTGAGacaactgtgtgcgtgtgcgtgtgtgtgtgtgtgtgtgcgcgcgcgcacatgtgtatgcgtgtgtgtgtttgtttctttcgggAAATAACTGACAGAAGAACGCTCGATCTTGCACAACACCCACTATGACAGATGGAgactttcttctcttttattcGTCCCGAAATCAACAAACTGGAACAACACCTGTGTGATCTCAAATAGTGCTCCCAAATAAAATGactcatttcacacacaaaatgaaataaaatgacacCTCTCACGCCACTCCTGGTTGTATTATCGTCGTGTGTGGTTGAACAGATTTGCattaaaaatttgtttttaaatcgGGATGAGAATTAAGACGTGTGTGACGTGCCGACAGACTGGTGTCGGGAGGTGCTGTGTGCATCAACCATACTGTCaccctgtcagtcagtgtcagccACGCCACTGACACCACTCCGACCTTCACTCCTCACTGAACAAGTGTTAACATGGATCTGCTTCTCGCTTGAGAACGAGAATGCCAACATGTTACCAATGATAAAACAATGATGTCATCGATACAAAGACCACAAAATAAAAAGTGATGAAggaaaatgaaatgtgtgtgttcgAAGGAGATACAAAAGGAAACTCATTACTGGAACAAGCTGACACAATCGTCTTTCAGACACTCAAAATATGGTCACGtggtgatcaagagagagagagaggagatgggggtaACATCCCGCTTGGCTGAaatcacaaacatacatgtataaacCTCTGTCCCtattacatacaaacacacacacttgcatacatcaCAACAATCACCAGTCATGACCGTTCGTGGTAAAGATTCCataattcataaataaataaataaataaatcggaaGGCGAATTGAAGGCACACAGTGACAAaatataacaaacaacaacagcaacaacaacaacaacaaaaaaccctgacgCATCAGAGCAAATGCACGTGATCAAAGTCTGCCACACCAACAGATGAATAGAGAAAATTATGACCTGTGTTCAACAGTTTGGCTCATTCCCAAAGTATGGTGGGAGAGTTAAGGGGGGAGTACTCTCTGCAAACAGACGCCGTGCTGACGTAAACACAGGTGTTGACACCGAGCAAGCAGTGTCTGGTGTGGAGACGACGGGGACGTTTCAGACAGCACGTCATCACACACCTGTCCATTATGTCTCCCCGAAGCTCCGCGCACTGTTTACAATTATTAACTCCCATATTGTTCACATCTATTAACTCCTAACTGTCTACACCCATTatctctcacactgtgtgtgcTGGATAGTGACAGTTATATAGTATTATGCTACCATGGGGGTGTTGTACAGTGTGGTTTTATAATGTCCATGACtgtgccaaaaaaacaacaaagccttTCATTACCCTTTTATATGTTTCTACTTTAATTCTTGACCTTTCTAGTTTCGTTTTAAGTACTGGATTTATACAGCGCTTAGAGctcccttctttttttgtattatagcgctatatataaccgcaacaacaataactacaacaacgacaacaataataataagtaacaataacaataacaataataataataataattgttactgttattgttatcatcattatcatcataataattattatcatcatcattatcattataatacaaGTACACACAGGTCCCACACAGTGTATAGTACTTACAGGTCCCACACGGTGTAAAGTACACACAAGTCCCACACAGTGTAAAGTACACACAGGTCCCACACAGTGTAAAGTACACACAGGTCTGCCACAGTGTAAAGTACACACAGGTCTGCCACAGTGTAAAGTACACACAGGTCCCACACGGTGTAAAGTACACACAAGTCCCACACAGTGTAAAGTACACACAAGTCCCACACAGTGTAAAGTACACACAAGTCCCACACGGTGTAAAGTACACACAAGTCCCACACAGTGTAAAGTACACACAAGTCCCACACAGTGTAAAGTACACACAGGTCCCACACAGTGTAAAGTACACACAGGTCTGCCACAGTGTAAAGTACACACAAGTCCCACACAGtgtaaagtacacacacatcccacacagtGTAAAGTACACACAGGTCTGCCACAATGTAAAGTACACAGAGGTCCCACACAATGTACAGAAGTACACACAGGTG
The sequence above is a segment of the Babylonia areolata isolate BAREFJ2019XMU chromosome 19, ASM4173473v1, whole genome shotgun sequence genome. Coding sequences within it:
- the LOC143293965 gene encoding uncharacterized protein LOC143293965 — encoded protein: MAISSLGTTSKATVTITITIIIIIIVTVIVIIIIIIIIIIIIIIIIIQVHTGPTQCIVLTGPTRCKVHTSPTQCKVHTGPTQCKVHTGLPQCKVHTGLPQCKVHTGPTRCKVHTSPTQCKVHTSPTQCKVHTSPTRCKVHTSPTQCKVHTSPTQCKVHTGPTQCKVHTGLPQCKVHTSPTQCKVHTHPTQCKVHTGLPQCKVHRGPTQCTEVHTGATQCKDVHTGLPQCKVHIGLPQCKVHIGPTQRKEVHTGPTQCKEVHIGLPQCKVHTGPTQRKEVHTGPTQCKVHTGPTQCKEVHTGPTQCKEVHTGSTQRK